In Miscanthus floridulus cultivar M001 chromosome 5, ASM1932011v1, whole genome shotgun sequence, one genomic interval encodes:
- the LOC136452361 gene encoding uncharacterized protein, with product MAAGSIVVDFPSMGAALCFPSLESLLRDSASGFLAAVSAAPAPGAADLTNFHRVFSRILSAYPDPPLEAVWFFSALSFHDRPDDLRSLLQLLSAFTASSPGAAKPLALLAPVVSELFHSDKPRRETEALVEAVLSYISICSSRPAPSSAEGATADAVRLLPAFGELVKVWSVRHSRERCPFQVLFPLAGDEARRELMKEGCSVDYLAGVVLAEAFLLRFCLKVQNATGVPRSELQKELKIWAVSSIPVFQNHQFFGVLLNMLLNSPLPVYSLVSADDEILLRDVLYDSLILVDYSFINNGAGVDLLPIYVSRLVITLDAVNDARRKGDQGRALSFINAFSTSNVPIFLIKWATSQASSGALSKPIANTPQAILKWLVDLEDKGLKVFGDYSSWIMGRFAYDEVKNGYGNMIHSDADLFFVDKQSGREFMDAKGSEDEAVEKMETAGNAFMAAAQSMKGLTNGIRKRKSCGNEDAAAVKFVKYKVEDSSVKDYLSAANGMSSGSEVENPQSDDEMEESD from the exons atggccgccggctcCATCGTGGTGGACTTCCCCTCCATGGGCGCCGCCCTCTGCTTCCCCAGCCTCGAGTCACTCCTCCGCGACTCCGCTTCGGGCTTCCTCGCCGCCGTCTCCGCcgccccggcccccggcgccgccGACCTCACCAACTTCCACCGCGTCTTCTCGCGCATCCTCAGCGCCTACCCGGACCCGCCGCTCGAGGCCGTCTGGTTCTTCTCCGCGCTCTCCTTCCACGACCGCCCCGACGACCTCCGCTCCCTGCTCCAGCTCCTCTCCGCCTTCACCGCCTCCTCGCCAGGCGCCGCCAAGCCGCTCGCCCTCCTCGCCCCCGTTGTCTCCGAGCTCTTCCACTCCGACAAGCCGCGTAGGGAGACCGAGGCCCTCGTCGAGGCCGTCCTCAGCTACATCAGCATCTGCAGCAGCCGCCCCGCCCCCTCTTCGGCCGAGGGGGCCACCGCCGACGCTGTGAGGCTGCTGCCGGCCTTCGGCGAGCTCGTCAAGGTGTGGAGCGTGCGGCACTCGAGGGAGAGGTGCCCGTTCCAGGTGCTGTTCCCGCTCGCTGGGGACGAGGCCAGGCGGGAGCTCATGAAGGAAGGCTGCAGCGTTGACTACCTCGCTGGGGTGGTGCTGGCTGAGGCGTTCCTCCTCAGGTTCTGCCTCAAGGTGCAGAATGCAACAGGGGTGCCTCGCTCTGAGCTGCAGAAGGAGCTCAAGATCTGGGCAGTCAGCTCCATCCCGGTCTTCCAGAACCACCAATTCTTCG GGGTCCTGCTGAACATGCTCTTGAACTCTCCGCTGCCTGTTTACTCTCTAGTG AGTGCTGATGATGAAATCTTGTTGAGAGATGTCCTTTATGATTCTCTTATCCTGGTGGATTATTCTTTCATTAACAATGGTGCTGGAGTTGATCTCTTGCCTATATATGTGTCGAGATTGGTTATCACCCTTGATGCTGTCAATGATGCCAG GAGGAAAGGTGATCAAGGGAGAGCATTGTCGTTTATCAACGCTTTCTCAACCTCAAATGTTCCCATTTTTCTCATCAAGTGGGCTACTTCTCAAGCTAGTTCTGGTGCACTCAGCAAACCAATTGCCAATACACCCCAAGCTATTCTCA AGTGGCTTGTCGACCTTGAAGATAAGGGGCTCAAAGTGTTTGGAGATTACAGTTCTTGGATTATGGGGAGGTTTGCTTATGATGAGGTCAAGAATGGATATGGGAACATGATTCATTCAGATGCGGACCTTTTCTTTGTTGATAAACAGAGTGGTAGGGAGTTTATGGACGCCAAAGGCAGTGAGGATGAAGCTGTGGAGAAGATGGAGACTGCAGGCAATGCTTTTATGGCTGCTGCCCAGTCAATGAAGGGGCTAACTAACGGCATAAGGAAGAGGAAGAGCTGCGGAAATGAAGATGCAGCGGCTGTGAAGTTTGTGAAGTACAAGGTAGAAGACAGCTCAGTGAAGGACTACCTGTCAGCAGCTAATGGCATGAGCAGTGGCAGTGAGGTAGAGAACCCGCAGTCGGATGATGAGATGGAAGAATCAGACTGA
- the LOC136452362 gene encoding thiamine phosphate phosphatase-like protein has protein sequence MAPAPAVVVVFDFDRTIIDWDSDDWVITKLGAADAFQRLRPTMRWNPLMDMMMAELHARGTTPEDIRDCLRSAPLDAHVVSAVKTAAALGCDLKVVSDANTFFIETVMAHHGVLGCFSEIVTNPASVDADGRLRISTFHDSTAAPHGCSLCPDNMCKGKIIERIQATASDKKQHFIYIGDGKGDYCPSLKLGEGDYVMPKENYPLWNLICNNKQLLKAEVHPWNSSEELEKTLLKLVRKMIAAPAQASQFDYSKCEMSNPAIQHPALRVPH, from the exons ATGGCGCCCGCCCCCGCCGTCGTGGTGGTGTTCGACTTCGACCGGACCATCATCGACTGGGACAGCGACGACTGGGTCATCACCAAGCTCGGTGCCGCCGACGCCTTCCAGCGCCTGCGCCCAACCATGCGCTGGAACCCACTCATG GACATGATGATGGCGGAACTGCACGCCAGGGGGACGACGCCGGAGGACATCCGCGACTGCCTCCGGAGCGCGCCGCTCGACGCGCACGTCGTTTCCGCGGTcaagacggcggcggcgctcgg GTGTGACCTGAAGGTGGTGAGCGACGCCAACACCTTCTTCATCGAGACCGTCATGGCGCACCACGGCGTGCTCGGCTGCTTCTCCGAGATCGTCACCAACCCGGCGAGCGTCGACGCGGACGGCAGGCTCAGGATCTCGACGTTCCACGACTCCACGGCCGCGCCGCACGGCTGCAGCCTCTGCCCTGACAACATGTGCAAG GGCAAGATAATCGAGAGGATCCAAGCAACAGCCAGTGACAAGAAGCAGCACTTCATCTACATAGGTGACGGCAAGGGAGATTACTGCCCATCCCTCAAGCTGGGGGAAGGGGACTATGTCATGCCAAAGGAGAACTACCCCCTTTGGAATCTCATCTGCAACAACAAGCAGCTTCTCAAGGCTGAGGTTCACCCGTGGAATAGCAGCGAGGAACTGGAAAAGACACTACTTAAGTTGGTCAGGAAAATGATCGCCGCACCTGCACAAGCTTCCCAGTTTGACTACAGCAAATGCGAGATGAGCAATCCAGCAATCCAGCATCCAGCCCTCCGTGTGCCACACTGA